One Camelus bactrianus isolate YW-2024 breed Bactrian camel chromosome 14, ASM4877302v1, whole genome shotgun sequence genomic region harbors:
- the LOC141573327 gene encoding protein mono-ADP-ribosyltransferase PARP4-like has product MSPQSPVFKFLVGCPPPGAWFTPQPPGTEPRGAPCGPAGFRPELDSPLQQHRFPPPPRAPPPVPAAGFGCHHPALYSQSSPASLSTSYQRPGGLFALASQEPGAAPPSDSPPRAAQSEPLQRDFSRHESSSKTDIKKTQSSLMMMFKQVQSRAQSDRSSGDFATSFQAQKDEEGRACGQSWRRPVPWAELFSLQTEDGFWKLTPELGFILNLDINILISFLEKKGIRSLGVKGRERLLDLVATFLVLHFLRSRLERQGEPSRSLMKLDDASVSRRIPWAFEEIRKASEWLRRTEGQYPSICWRLELGKDWDSATKQLLGMQPAGTTARPHRR; this is encoded by the exons ATGTCTCCCCAGAGCCCAGTTTTCAAATTCCTCGTGGGGTGCCCTCCTCCGGGTGCCTGGTTTACACCACAGCCCCCTGGAACTGAGCCAAGGGGCGCCCCCTGCGGCCCTGCGGGTTTCCGCCCGGAGCTGGACTCTCCCCTGCAGCAGCATcgttttccccctcctcccagagctCCTCCCCCTGTTCCAGCCGCGGGGTTCGGCTGTCACCACCCTGCTCTCTATTCTCAAAGCTCCCCAGCATCACTGAGCACCAGTTACCAGCGGCCAGGAGGTCTGTTTGCCCTCGCTAGCCAGGAACCGGGGGCTGCTCCTCCGTCAGACAGTCCTCCCAGAGCTGCACAGTCAGAGCCTCTCCAACGTGACTTTTCACGTCATGAGAGTTCTTCTAAAACAGACATTAAGAAAACACAGAGCTCTCTGATGATGATGTTTAAGCAGGTGCAAAGTAGGGCACAGTCTGACAGAAGCAGCGGTGACTTTGCCACAAGCTTTCAGGCACAAAAAGATGAGGAAGGTAGAGCCTGCGGACAGAGCTGGAGGCGTCCCGTGCCCTGGGCTGAACTCTTCAGCCTGCAAACTGAG GATGGCTTCTGGAAACTTACACCAGAGCTGGGATTTATATTAAACCttgacataaatattttaatcagttttcttgaaaaaaaaggcATACGATCTCTAG GTGTGAAAGGGAGAGAGCGGCTCCTAGACCTGGTCGCCACGTTTCTCGTCCTGCACTTCCTCCGCTCCAGGCTGGAACGGCAGGGAGAACCCTCCAGGTCACTGATGAAACTGGATGACGCTTCTGTTTCCAG GCGTATCCCCTGGGCTTTTGAGGAAATACGGAAAGCAAGTGAGTGGCTAAGAAGAACTGAAGGACAATATCCCTCCATCTGCTGGCGGCTCGAGCTGG